Within Cnuibacter physcomitrellae, the genomic segment GGCCGGAGCTGCGCGTGCTGACGCTGCGCAGCGACATCGCCAAGCCCGTGCTCACCGAGGGGCTCATCGCCCGCGGGCACACGGTCGACTCGGTGGTGGCCTATCGCACGGTCGGCGTGCCCGTCGATCCGCAGATCCGGGCCGACGTGGCGTCCGGCTCGATCGACGCGATCTTCGTCACCTCGGGCTCGGTGGCCGAGCAGGTGCAGGAGCAGCTCGGGCCGGTGCCCGAGTCGACGCTCGTGGCCGCCATCGGACCGCGCACGGCGGAGGACGCCCGCGGCTACGGTCTCCGCGTCGACCTCATCGCGAAGGGCCGCTCGGCCGAGTCGCTCATCAACGCCGTCATCGAGGTCGCCAACGCGCGCCGCGCCGACGGATCCGACGGCTCCGACGGCGAGTACTGACCGTCTACTGCGTGGTGGTGTGCTCGATGCTCATGACGAGCACCACGCGGTCGGCCTTGTCGGGCGGCGGGGTCTGGCTGGGGTTGCCGTAGCGCTTGCCGAGCACCACGTAGAACGCGCCCTCGGGGTCGGGCTCGACCTCGATGAGCCGGCCGCGCACCTCCAGGTAGTGGAACGGGTTCTCCGGGTCGATGACGGAGAGCGACATCGACGGATTGTGCTGCAGGTTGCGGAACTTCGCGCGCTTCGTGGTGTGCGTGAACCGGAGGGTCTCGCCGTCGTAGAGGAACCACATCGGGTTGACCTGCACGGTGTCGTCGGGGCGGATGGTGCCCAGGTGGCCGTAGTTCGGCTCCTCCAGCAGGCGGACCAGGTCGGCGGGGATCTCGGTCGTCATGGTCCCAGCTTACGGCGATGTGACGATCAGAGGATCGTCCAGGTGGTCCATCCGATCGTCCTCGGGCGGTCGCGACGGGGCGGCGTAACGTCGAACGTGCGCTCACGACGTTCGACGACGAACCGGGACCCCCGAATCGTGCGGAGAGGTCACCCCGAGCGCGAGACACGCACACCGTGAACACCCACCCGGCCACGTCGGCCGGGAGGTCGAAGAGGACAAGGAACACGGATGATCAGACACACAGCACGCGCGCCCTGGCGCGCCGCCACCGCTGCGGGCATCGCCGCGGTCGCCCTCGTCGCACTCAGCGCCTGCAC encodes:
- a CDS encoding uroporphyrinogen-III synthase; protein product: MTAAWSGRPLGGWRVLVPRGGPWGHGVAADLRAVGASPIVAPMINFAPADDAAALEDALRRLADGAFDWLTLTSATTVDVLISQQAVVPSSTHVAAVGETTAAALMAAGYKVDLVPSEDNSAAGLLRELKRFEQFGPELRVLTLRSDIAKPVLTEGLIARGHTVDSVVAYRTVGVPVDPQIRADVASGSIDAIFVTSGSVAEQVQEQLGPVPESTLVAAIGPRTAEDARGYGLRVDLIAKGRSAESLINAVIEVANARRADGSDGSDGEY
- a CDS encoding PPOX class F420-dependent oxidoreductase translates to MTTEIPADLVRLLEEPNYGHLGTIRPDDTVQVNPMWFLYDGETLRFTHTTKRAKFRNLQHNPSMSLSVIDPENPFHYLEVRGRLIEVEPDPEGAFYVVLGKRYGNPSQTPPPDKADRVVLVMSIEHTTTQ